From a region of the Arachis ipaensis cultivar K30076 chromosome B09, Araip1.1, whole genome shotgun sequence genome:
- the LOC107617777 gene encoding inorganic pyrophosphatase 1-like: MSGIIVVFDFDKTIVDCDSDNWVIDGLGFTDLFNQLLPTMPWNTLMDKLMLEMHAQGKTIGEIKEVLHRIPIHPRVIPAIKAAHALGCDLRIVSDANLFFIETILEHLGIKEYFSEINTNPGYVSEEGRLRILPY, encoded by the exons atGTCTGGGATTATTGTGGTTTTCGACTTCGACAAAACCATTGTTGATTGTGACAGTGATAACTGGGTCATTGATGGGTTGGGTTTCACCGATTTGTTCAATCAGCTTCTTCCAACCATGCCTTGGAACACCCTCATG GATAAGTTGATGCTGGAGATGCATGCACAAGGAAAAACCATTGGGGAAATTAAAGAAGTTCTTCATAGAATTCCTATTCACCCAAGAGTAATACCTGCCATTAAAGCTGCACATGCTTTAGG gtGTGATTTGAGGATTGTGAGTGATGCTAACTTATTCTTCATTGAAACAATTTTGGAGCATTTGGGAATAAAGGAATACTTTTCAGAGATTAACACAAACCCAGGTTATGTTAGTGAAGAAGGAAGGTTGAGAATTTTGCCTTACTAA
- the LOC107617779 gene encoding uncharacterized protein LOC107617779 has protein sequence MMPRKNFPVWDLICKDPLLLKAEIHPWSDGQELEQVLLQLINKINSLDDESSQQFISSDCKMQTLSVTAHEALPKVLPKPTSQSGAVASPPQARAQIRNNGRKLPLRVLAVLSPRPPHVPRQPYLHLLPLSSQHCLSTLNSYVKF, from the exons ATGATGCCAAGGAAGAACTTTCCAGTGTGGGATTTGATCTGCAAAGACCCTTTGCTTCTTAAGGCTGAAATCCATCCATGGAGTGATGGGCAAGAACTTGAGCAAGTTTTGTTGCAATTAATCAACAAGATCAACTCTTTGGATGATGAAAGCTCTCAACAATTCATCTCGTCAGATTGCAAAATGCAGACTCTATCTGTCACTGCTCATGAGGCTTTGCCTAAAGTTCTTCCA AAGCCAACATCTCAATCTGGTGCAGTTGCCTCACCACCTCAAGCACGTGCTCAGATTCGCAACAATGGTAGAAAACTCCCTCTCCGAGTCTTGGCTGTGCTGTCTCCACGTCCTCCGCATGTGCCACGGCAACCATATCTTCACCTGCTGCCTCTCAGTTCTCAACATTGCTTAAGCACTCTAAATTCATATGTCAAATTTTAA